Proteins encoded in a region of the Desulfonatronovibrio magnus genome:
- a CDS encoding HAD family hydrolase: MRYQAVFFDFDGVILDSVHVKTKAFAAMFRQYGPKVERQVVDFHLANGGMSRFKKFEHYYRNILNMDISQKELDLLGNKFSELALQGVIESPFIPGAIETLKSLNSDQTPCFIASGTPDDEIKYIVQHKNLTTYFLEVHGSPKEKSAIVSEMIVKHNLASNNCLFIGDAMSDYCAAQETGLNFLGIVKEQTTSPFPEDTWVKKEVTLND; this comes from the coding sequence ATGAGATACCAAGCAGTATTTTTTGATTTTGACGGTGTGATTTTAGACTCTGTGCATGTCAAAACTAAAGCTTTTGCCGCCATGTTCCGCCAGTATGGTCCAAAAGTGGAACGACAAGTTGTTGATTTTCATTTAGCTAATGGGGGGATGTCGAGATTCAAAAAATTTGAGCATTATTATAGAAATATCCTAAATATGGATATTTCACAAAAAGAACTTGATTTGCTCGGCAATAAATTTTCCGAATTAGCTTTACAAGGGGTGATTGAATCACCTTTCATACCAGGAGCTATTGAAACCTTGAAATCATTAAATTCAGATCAAACTCCATGTTTTATCGCTTCCGGAACTCCAGATGATGAAATAAAATACATAGTTCAGCACAAAAATTTAACCACATATTTTCTTGAAGTACATGGTTCTCCTAAAGAAAAGTCAGCCATAGTCTCTGAAATGATAGTTAAACATAATCTGGCATCAAACAATTGCCTCTTTATTGGAGATGCCATGTCTGACTACTGTGCAGCCCAAGAAACAGGATTAAATTTCCTTGGAATAGTCAAGGAGCAAACCACTTCTCCTTTTCCTGAAGACACGTGGGTAAAAAAAGAAGTTACTTTAAATGACTAA
- a CDS encoding cyclase family protein: protein MTAKNCRPSWILLSYPLHPEAPSYGGGSSFKDQEDKLISRGDSCNTRKWYLSNHMGTHIDFPRHFTNTGPALTDFDPGFFISNNIHVVDISPVEPGQIITHNLLEHHNIPDNVEFLFIRTGFSHYRSQDVYWQNNPGFEPDLSDYLREKTPHLRVMGFDSISLSSFSNRNLGRKAHKSFLDNEHFILPLEDMDLSIIDSKCQISSVVIAPLQVFNADGAPCTVFAMIS, encoded by the coding sequence ATGACGGCTAAAAATTGCAGACCCAGCTGGATACTCTTATCCTACCCTCTTCATCCCGAAGCCCCGTCCTATGGAGGTGGAAGTTCATTTAAGGATCAAGAAGACAAACTGATATCTCGTGGTGACTCATGTAATACCAGAAAGTGGTATCTTTCAAATCACATGGGTACACATATTGATTTCCCGAGGCATTTCACCAATACTGGTCCTGCATTGACAGATTTTGATCCCGGTTTCTTTATATCCAATAATATCCATGTAGTTGATATTTCACCTGTAGAGCCAGGCCAAATCATCACCCACAACCTTCTTGAACACCATAATATCCCTGATAATGTTGAATTTTTATTTATTAGGACCGGTTTTAGCCACTATCGTTCTCAGGATGTTTACTGGCAAAACAACCCCGGATTTGAACCCGATCTGTCGGATTACCTCAGAGAAAAAACCCCACACCTCAGAGTCATGGGCTTTGACAGCATTTCTCTGTCATCTTTTTCCAACAGGAATCTTGGAAGAAAGGCACATAAATCTTTTCTGGACAATGAACACTTCATCTTACCCCTTGAAGATATGGACTTAAGCATTATCGATAGCAAATGCCAGATATCGAGTGTAGTAATCGCACCATTGCAGGTATTTAATGCAGATGGGGCTCCGTGCACAGTTTTTGCTATGATATCTTGA
- a CDS encoding NAD-dependent epimerase/dehydratase family protein, translating to MNILVTGGSGFLGSHVADALSDAGHKVTVFDRTESPYLRQDQAMSVGDLMDLQHLDRIVKNQDIVYHFAGIADIDECKIKPVDTAQINVVGTVNLLEACRKSDIKRFVFASSSYVYSDAGYFYRTSKQACESFIENYYELYGLKYTCLRYGSLYGPRADDRNSIYKLVKQALKNKKIAYQGTGDELREFIHVWDAAQSSVRILDAQYENAYITLTGKEKMRYADLLEMINEMLGNSVEIKISPSTRKAHYRITPYNFSPKLGMKLTSNPHVDMGQGLLQCMADIYESIHREKSSQLGVFVNDG from the coding sequence ATGAATATCCTGGTAACAGGAGGCTCTGGTTTTTTAGGAAGTCATGTGGCGGACGCATTAAGTGATGCCGGGCACAAGGTTACAGTTTTTGACAGGACTGAATCACCATATCTTCGTCAGGACCAGGCAATGTCCGTCGGCGATCTGATGGACCTTCAACACCTTGACAGAATTGTTAAAAATCAAGATATCGTATATCATTTCGCTGGCATAGCAGACATTGATGAATGTAAAATTAAACCTGTCGATACCGCGCAGATCAATGTTGTGGGAACTGTTAATTTGCTTGAAGCATGTCGTAAGTCAGATATCAAAAGATTTGTCTTTGCCAGTTCTTCTTATGTGTACAGTGATGCAGGTTACTTTTACCGAACCAGTAAGCAGGCATGCGAGTCTTTTATCGAAAACTACTATGAACTTTATGGTTTAAAATATACTTGTCTTCGCTATGGTTCCCTTTACGGACCCCGTGCTGATGATAGAAACAGTATATACAAGCTCGTAAAGCAGGCTTTGAAGAATAAAAAAATCGCTTATCAGGGAACTGGAGACGAACTGCGTGAATTTATCCATGTCTGGGATGCTGCCCAGAGTAGTGTCAGAATTTTAGATGCGCAGTACGAAAATGCTTATATTACACTGACCGGAAAAGAGAAAATGCGCTACGCTGATCTTCTTGAGATGATCAATGAAATGTTAGGGAATAGCGTTGAAATTAAAATTTCACCCTCAACTAGAAAAGCACATTACCGGATTACCCCGTACAATTTCAGTCCAAAGCTCGGCATGAAACTTACCAGCAATCCGCATGTTGACATGGGACAGGGTCTTTTACAATGCATGGCAGATATTTATGAAAGTATACATAGGGAAAAATCCAGCCAGCTTGGTGTATTTGTAAATGACGGCTAA